TTTTTGACCTTTAACCTTTTTATACCGCTTTTTTATAAGGTGGGATGACCAAAATCCCCCCAATACtgacctgtttttttctttttctttgtggcGTTAACCATGGGGGTTGTGGAAGAATCGTCGGGGGTCTGCACATTCAtccagacctgtaaagggaagaggacttacctgcttcccgctcCTTCTCCAGGCCTGCAATGCTTCGCGGGGATATCTTGATGTCAGCATCCGGTTTGACATCTCTGCAGCcgatcactggctgcagcggtgtcccgatccacttgcatcatgacaaatggtcacatgacacaatggGATCGGCTGCGGAGATGTCAAACCAGATGCTGACATCAAGATGTCCCCGTGGAGCATCGAAGGCCAGGAGAAGgagcgggaagcaggtaagtcatctATCCTTTACAGGTCCCGGCGACTGGGGGCGTTCTGGGGTTTTTATGGCAGATTTCGTGCTTGCAACACAAAGGTGAAATGAGCTTGTAAGACATGAGCGCAGCGCGTCTGGATGTGCACGCCCGTCCAAAATCACATGGGAATATTGATGTGACGGGGCGGCCTCTGACAACTGTAACAAAACCTCAGAACTGGGTGACGTGAGCTCTGTCTCTAAACAAACGTTCCAAGATCTCTGCTTAATTGGGAATTTTGACACAAGTGAATCTTTTGATAGATGGGGGGCGCCCTCCACCGCCTGGTGCCGTGTTCGCACTATGAAGTTGCTGACCGCTGTTATTACACTTCACAGGGTCGATGGCAGTGGCTGAAACATGCGAGAAATCTGTGTCAGAACCGCCTGGTGATCGCAGCGGCGATCAGTCTCATCGTGGTCGTAGTCCTTGGAGGTATCTTCTCTCGTGTTATCGGTGAGGCTTTCTATGAATGCTGTACATTACATATCACCTGTTGCACATCTTGTCCTAAAAATTGGTCACCACTGTAAAGTCCCACCATACTTTGTGCATTTTTCTGCCATCCCAAGATAAGCGGCGCCTGAGGAGGACCCTTACCTGATATTTGTCTCCTAGGCCCCTTCCCTCCTGAATCTCCCTCCTGCCCCAATAAGTGGATGAGGTCTGAAGGGAAATGCTACTTTATGTCACTGGAAACAAACAACTGGAAATCCAGCCTGGAATTCTGCCGATCAGAAGGAGGAACACTGCTGACCACAGATGATGAGACGCAGGTAACAGGAGACGTGGGGGGTTGCATGAAGTGATGACACTGCTGGACTGGACAGCCGGTTTCCGATGCTGTATTAGTGGCATTGCTGTGTGTACACATCAGTCTACAGAAGGTGCAGTTGGCGCCACCTTCTGGTGGTCATTTGTAAAGTCCTGCTGTACATCTCCCATCTGTAATTCTTTGTTGGGGGTTGGATATGGTGGCTGCCCTCAGAGCTGCTTGGCCCATTTTCTGTTGGTGGGGGTGGGTTGTTAGATCCTCATGACTGAGTCAGATCTACCTGGTCTCTACAGTATCAGTGAAGAAAGAGGGTCAGATGCCCTtggttcctcttctgctgtggggGAAGGGGGCATCAGATCTGCTTGGCCTCACCTGTGATTTGGAGAGGGGGAAGGTCAGATTCATTAGGCCTCTGTGGATTGGGGGTAGTGTCAGAACCACTTGGTCCCATTTCTGTTAGGGGGCCACGGATGGATGAGGGGCGTTACACCACTCTGTATGACACGCTTGTTTTTCTTCACAGGAAGATATAAAGACTCTCTCTAACCTGACCGGGGACTACTGGGTCGGCCTGAAAAAGGAAGGAGGAGAGTGGAAGCAGATGGATGGTTCAGTGTGGACGGGACCCATAGAGTGAGTGACCATAAGAAGTGAGACGGCTGCATCGTCTCGTGGGGTAACTGGCCCATCGCTCCACCTGACCGGCCCTGCTGGGGATAAGGCAGGCAGCACGGGATCTTCATTGCCGAGTGGAGGGAAAACATTACTCCATGGTGATCATATCCAGTGGCACAACGTTTTGGCCTCAGTGAAACCTTGCCTCACGAGATGTCATCGCTGTGGATTTAAGTTTTCCTTCTACTTGGTGATGAAGACCATGTGCTGCCTTCATTTACCTTTTTTGATCCTTCATTGGGAGTCAGTGGACCCGGCTCCATTGGGCGTGCACCGGCCATCTCTAGGAGTACGGTCCGATTTGACTGTCTGAATATTTGGCCCTACTGGCGAGTCAGACCAAGGTCTAGTGCACGTGTCCGTGTTCCtgtgtccattctgcaaattgtACAACATGTCCTGTTCTGGTGTGCAAAATGCGAACCATGGAAGTCAATTGGTCATTAAAAAAATGCGGACTGCGCGCggactgtatcagtattttgcggatcttGAAAGCTgccatattggatcaagggcaaattttccaaatgggaagggggtcatgtagCATCTGAGAGTTAACCCTTTCTCAACCTCATTTAATATGACTTTCCACCGAGCCGCAGTCCAGAACAATAATGTAATTCCCGCTCTGGACTGTAGCGGTTTCTTAAGACGGTATTACACCAGACGATTGTCGGCCAGATCATTGCTGACcaggaacgctcattagcgatgatctgcctgtgtaatactgccgccgattacccgatgaaggaGCAAATTATAATCTTTTAGCAGaatttaaaaaatcataatttgccggtggcagatcgtGCTAATCGTGGTCTACTGCTGGCAATGATCCTGTATGAGAtggcatactgtggaggagatcaccgcATGTGATAACAGTAACTacaagcaggcgattgccaggcAGGAACACTCGCCTGGATGGTCTGCCGGTGTAATACAGCCTCACCAGGAGCGCGTTTCTCTCTCCGCTCTAGCATTGTCCTTCCATAGTAGTAGTTTTTGAAAAACCGTTTCCACTCCTgattggtgatggatcatgttgtGTTACTGACCACATCTTCTCCGTCTCTCGTAGGTATGATGGCCCCCAGTTGAGCTGCTGTGTGTTGGATTCGGGGAAATATTTGGCCTTTGCTTGTTCAACTCATAGGCCCTGGATCTGTGTGAAGTCTGCGGTCGCTGGGATCAGTAACGCAGGGAGCACAGACCGTGATCAGACGTGATCATCATATGGTGACCAATCTGCAGCGATCCCAGATGGTCTCTGTACGATGACTTGCCATGATGGCCGCAGGGTCGCCTCTCTGTATGCTGACCGGCCGGGATGGCCGCAGGGTCGCCTCTCTGTATGCTGACCGGCTGGGATGTCCGCGGGGTCGCCTCTCTGTATGCTGACCGGCCGGGATGGCCGCAGGGTCGCCTCTCTGTATGCTGACCGGCTGGGATGTCCGCGGGGTCGCCTCTCTGTATGCTGACCGGCTGGGATGTCCGCGGGGTCGCCTCTCTGTATGCTGACCGGCTGGGATGTCCGCAGGGTCGCCTCTCTGTATGCTGACCGGCTGGGATGTCCGCAGGGTCACCTCTCTGTATGCTGACCGGCCGGGATGGCCGCGGGGTCGCCTCTCTGTATGCTGACCGGCCGGGATGGCCGCAGGGTCGCCTCTCTGTATGCTGACCATCCGGGATCACTGCACAGTCAATGATTTTAGAGTTAGAAAGCTTATCCTGTCATGTGACACATCTTAAGGAATCGGGCTTTGGAGAGGAGGCAGGACGTCTTCTTTAGACTTTGAGGAGACAGCACACGTCCGCCCCCCACCACCATTCTGAGCCCTGACCCTGTTACAGCACTGAGCTCCTCGTAGGATCCGTGATCCAGAGAAATAACTGCAGACGTTCTGTACGACCACGAGCTGAGTGCGGTCAAGATTTTATTCGATGAAATGGATTTGATTTTTAGTCTTTTTGTATTAGACTTTAACCCATTCATGACATCAGGCTTACATGCGGGGTCTTTATAGATGGTGCCCGCTCAACAGTCGCCTGGTGCCTGCTATTTTACAATTGTTGAAtggatttttaacccctcagaggTCGTGATCACGGCATTTGTGTGCCTTCTGAAGACTGAGGCCTGCCACAGCACTGTTCCTACCTACCTCCCACCACCAGTCTATGGTGCAAATGATTGCTTGTTAAAGTCTTCTAAAAAGAGATgtattgaaaaaaaagttttaaatattaaaaataaatagaattatCCTTTCCACATCGCAAAATGCCTGAACTAATTAAATACCCAAGTATTCATCCTGAACAGTGTAACCGGAAGGAATCAGAATGGCCGATTTGCCGTTGTTTGGTCGGTTCACctaacataaattttttttataaaaagtgatcaagaagtaacatccccaaaatgagtaaaaactACAAGATCAGCCATAAAAAATGAGCCTTCATGCAGCTCCGCAGATATTCCAACCGCCATAACTTTAGATTTATATGATGACGatgcaaataatttttatttttttaaaaatatttttcaaagtATTTAAATACAAAAACGATAtgaatgtggtattgctgtaatcgtactgacccggagcaagaacttaaagggtttctgtcaccccacaaaactgatttttttttttgggatagttagattcctcatagcgcgatatagcagaatataatggtcttacttactttcatgcggccgattctttataaaacgaacttttataatatgtaaataagggctctaccagcaagtagggcgtctacttgctggtagccgcagcagaaaaccgccccctcgccgtgttgattgacagggccagaagtgatctcctcctccggccggccctgtcagtatttcaaaaatcgcgcgcctctggtcattcggcgcaggcgctctgagatgaggaggctcgtctcctcagcactccctcagtgcgcctgcgctgatgacatcaccgaaagagaagacgtcatcggcgcaggcgcactgagggagtgctgaggagatgagcctcctcatctcagagcgcctgcgccgaatgacgcaaggcgcgcgatttttgaaatactgacagggctggccggaggaggagatcccggctggccctgtcaatcaacacggcgagggggcggatttctgctgcggctaccagcaagtagacgccctacttgctggtagagccctcatttacatattataaaacttcgttttataaagaatcggccgcatgaaagtaagtaagagcattatattctcctatatcgcactatgaggaatctaactatcccaaaaaaaaaaaaaacagttttgtggggtgacagaaaccctttaacatgtcAGTTACCTCATGGGGATGCTGTAAAACAAGACCCATAATACTGTGGTGgaatagtcccccccccccaattccagTCCATATGTATTTTTAAGCTTTCCACTGTATCACATGCCGTATAcaatggtgctattagaaagcGCAATTCGTtctgagaaaataaaaaaaaaacaggcccacCTAGGGCTTTGTGAAGGGATCAATTAAGTCATGGCCGATATTAGGGGGTCTGCTCCGGCACTTACCTGGGTCTGATTTATGGAGGTGTTCCTGTGCCAACCGGACCCCTGATGCAATGGAGGAAACCTACCTGTGCCTGTAATATCTCTGTCTATACTAATAAAAGGTCTGTGCACATGGCGCCTTTCTATGGTCGGTCTCCTGTTTCTTTGAGCGTCTGATATCTGTGCACCTGCCGGACATGGACCTGAGGTGTGACACCAGCATGAAGATCAGTATAAGAAGCGATGGAAGGGGTGGAAGCAGTGAGTTATAAAGGAGCCATGAATCCTGTGTTTTATCCTTCTGGGAAACGTTGCACTGCAGTCTCACCGACCAGCGGAGGAGAGGTGGGAACTTCCAGGATGGAGAAGCAGACAGCAGTCCATAGTGTGCACGGTGCTGACCTCTAGTGGCCAAATGAGGTTCTGTATTTAATACTGTTTTACACTGACGATTGGGAGAGAGATTTTATTTATATACAGTGGATGTAATaggcaaataggccctaatttaTTTCCACTTtcacactacacaaggcttttcaacatacagtggatataaaaagtctacacacccctgttaaaatgtcatgtttctgtgctgtaaaaaaaacaagaCAAGCAAGGatacatttcagaactttttacagctttaatgtgacctataaactgtacaactcaattgaaaaacaaactgaaatcttttaggtagagggaagaaaaaaaaaaaaactataataatgtggttgtataagtgtgcacaccctcttataactggggatgtagctgtgttcagaatgaagcaatcacattcagaatcctgttacatagcagtcagcatacaccggccatcatgtaaagtgcctctgattaaccccaaataaagttcagctgctctagttggtctttcctgaaattttcttagtcggatCCCACAGCAAaacccatggtccacagagagcttccaaagcatcagagggatctcattgttagaaggtatcagtcaggagaaggggacaaaagaatttccaaggcattatacagtcctgatcaaaagtttaagaccacttgaaaaatggcaaaaaattatatttagcatggctggatcttaacaaggttccaagtagagcttcaacgtgcaacaagaagaaatgggagggagacaaaacattttttgagcattcaattgaatgaaaacaacgaataaactgaaacaggctgtttttcagctgatcaaaagttgaggaccacacctcccaaaaaaacctaaacccccgcaaaacagaaatccaacctccaaacatgacctcagtaatgagtagctccgccgttattgtttcggcatgcttgatgcaagcgtttccatgaggtgagtgggaacatttctccaagtggtgaagacggccgcacgaaggccatctactgtctggaactgttgtccatttttgtaaacttcccttgccatccatccccaaaggttctcaattggatttagatcaggggaacacgcaggatgggccaaaagagtgatgttattctcctggaagaagtcccttgtcctgcgggcattgtgtactgtagcgttgtcctgttgaaaaacccagtcgttaccacacagacgagggccgtcagtcatgaggaatgctctctgcaacatctggacatagccagcggccgtttgacgcctctggacttcctgaagctccattgttccactgaaggaaaaagcaccccagaccattatggcgccccctccactgtgacgcgtagaaaacatctcaggtgggatctgcttgtcatgccagtaacattggaaacca
The sequence above is a segment of the Bufo bufo chromosome 4, aBufBuf1.1, whole genome shotgun sequence genome. Coding sequences within it:
- the LOC120997096 gene encoding C-type lectin domain family 2 member B-like, translating into MGGALHRLVPCSHYEVADRCYYTSQGRWQWLKHARNLCQNRLVIAAAISLIVVVVLGGIFSRVIGPFPPESPSCPNKWMRSEGKCYFMSLETNNWKSSLEFCRSEGGTLLTTDDETQEDIKTLSNLTGDYWVGLKKEGGEWKQMDGSVWTGPIEYDGPQLSCCVLDSGKYLAFACSTHRPWICVKSAVAGISNAGSTDRDQQGRLSVC